From the Telopea speciosissima isolate NSW1024214 ecotype Mountain lineage chromosome 9, Tspe_v1, whole genome shotgun sequence genome, the window TTCAACCTCAACAGAGAAATTCCCCAATCACGCAAATACAGTAGAGAAAAATTCAAACACCAAAACATATACAGCTATCAAGaggagagggggaaggaaagATAGAAGTTAGGGCATCAAACAGTTGTAATATCAAAATGGtgaaatcatcatcatcgattGTCGGCGGATGATGGGGAAGGTGGAGGATGTTCGTCTTTCTTGGAGGGGAGAGGATTGGAGCCCTTAACGATCCATCCAAGAGCGAAGAAAGAAATACCAGCTAAGATTGCAGTACCCCATGCGTGGGAATACCATTTGCTGTATTGCCTGATTGCGAACCTCCATTGATCCCTCAATGTTGCAGGGTCTGGGTTCGTTATATCTGGTCGATTTGGATAACGGATCTTTTGCTCCCAACCAGCGTTGCTGCTATTGCCGCCGTTGCTGCTGATTTCTCCGGCAACCTTGGTGGGCGTTGTTGAAGGAGGTACAGATGACGAGGGGTTCCGCTGCACCGCTTTTGGATCCTGTTCCTCACTCATGTTTGGCAACAAAAACAAGCAAGAGAGCTCCTGTCTTCACTCttcttcacacacacacacacacactctctgcTCGATTATATACGACACTGCAAGCGGTTCCCCAACTGTTGAAGCGGCGAGAAAAGGATTATATGACATGTATTAACCGTAGTCATCACCAGAAGTAGAGACCGTAGCTGCTCTGGCCTCTGGGTCAGATCATGCTGGACCCGGTTTAAATACATTCATCATCATCCTGACCAGGGTTTTAAGAATTTCGGATCAGACCAATCCCGATTTCCACCGATCTGACACGACCGAGACTGATCCCAATtttcacacccaaaaaccctagaaatccccCTATTTTTGGATCTAAGGACCGATCTTAGATCTAACATAGCAGAGACTGATCTCAATGAtgcacacccaaaaaccctagaaattcccGGTTTTTGGATTTGGGGACCGATTCTAAGCTTCTCTGGGTTAGATCATGTTGGACCCGGTTTAAATACATTCATCATCATCCTAACCAAGGTTTTAAGAATTGGGAAACGGATCAGACCAATCCCGATTTCCACTGATCTGACACGATCGAGATTGATCCTGATtttcacacccaaaaaccctagaaatccccCTGCTTTTTGGATCTAAGGACCGATCTTAGATCTGACATAGCAAAGACTGATCTCAATGAtgcacacccaaaaaccctagaaattcccGGTTTTGGATTTGGGGACCGATTCTAAGGTTCTTGAGCACCAATTTGGGCCAATTCCAATCCGATCTGGATCGGAATCACTAATGATCGATTTCATCCCcgattccatgttttaaaaccatgatccCGACCCTACCTGTCCCGATTAAGCTCTAACCATTAACAATCACAGGAGAAATAGAGCACACACAAAAAACCAGTTTGGAGCAAGTTGTGGAGTAGGGCTAGGTTTTCAAGCCATTGATAAGCTCAGATGGTGCATCTGCTTGACCAGCATCTGACTTGATTTAGACGGGCGGTTGGTTGTAGGTTTTGGTTAAGCTCATATAAAAACCTTACACATTATGAATTTCACATGTCTAGCTTCATCAAGTctaaacaataacaacaacaaacgGAGCttttatcccaacttaatggggttggttacatggatccaaaaaaCACAAAGTAGAAGTTGTAGTgttaacaagaaaaaaaataaggcggagggggggggggaatgaagAGAAGGGACTGAgatgagaaacaaaaaatagaaaatgacacatgaaggaagaaaataaatagaaacaaaaaatgaaggataaaaataagaagaaaaagggacaGCCCAATGAATCAGAAGAATCTTAACTAAATGGAgtttgctacatggatccttgccctccaatagactCTATCTGAAGTCATACTTAGTACAAGACCTAGATCATGCATGTCCTTCTTCACAattcctatggtcattttaggtctgcccctaacTCTTTTAACTCTTTCAATCAGAATCATATTACTCCTCCTTACTGGACCGTCCCTAGACCTCCGTTggatatgaccataccacctcaaagaACTCTCTCGAAGTTTGTCATTGATCTGGAAAACTCTAAGGCAACTTTAACAACGTTCATTCtgtattttatccttcctagtttccCATATATCCATCTTaccatcctcatctctgccacaCATAACTTCTCAATATAacatttcttaactgcccaacattctgcaccatataTCATAGCCGATCATACAACAATCCTATAGagttttcttttaagctttaaaggaatatatCTATCACACAATACTTCGGACGCAGCTTTCCACTTCATCAATCCCATCTTCTCTataaaacatcatcttctatgtcaccttctttattaatgattgaccccaaatatctaaaacaaTTCATCAAATCTAAAGAGCCCCATATAATTGATAACCGAGCACAAATCTGTGTTTATGCTCTCAGATAATTGGTTAACCCATTTGCTGATTTAAACCTGAAACTTAATTCGCAATCTCTCTCTATTTGCAATGCATAAGCcaaataaaatagttaaaacgTCCACCATAACCATTTTGAGCATCCACCAGAATAGTAGAAAACAACCAACATCAAGACTCTGTTTTCATAGCTAAGCAGCTATGCCAGCAAATCCACATTGGAATTCACCATATAAGTTTTGCTTCCAGAGACAGAAGACCATAGCATCCAGCATTAAGAATAAGTAGTATATTGCTTTATGATACCAACATAATAACATGGTCAATCATGTGGCATAAACATTTTCCACATTTACCAATTATGTTGATTTTGTTCCTTCATAATTGAACAACTTGTCAATCAGATACTATTAATATCATGTTtcttgtgggggggggggggggatgaggaACTTCTTCTAGATAGGCTTTTCATTACATTTCCCACGTCATTTGCGAGTTTCAGCTTTCTTCTGCTCTTTGGCTGCAAGTTTGATTTGCCAAATCAGTTTAAACGTATAGCATATGGGAAAATGGAAAGCATACCAGTGCTGTGGGAACATAGGACACATACCATGCTTCTCTTCCTCACGTTTCTTTGCAGCCTCTGCCCTTTGTTGGCGTATCATGGACAAACGCTCTGCAAGAGCAACTATCAATCAGCATATGACATAAGACCAAGTAGAAAGTTACAGGATCCAAGAGTAAAGATGATGAATCAGTACATAATTTAAAATTCCATCAGAAGCCAGTAAATGGACCAAGAAGGCTTTATTGCCAAGTCGGAATAAATGATGCAAACAAGAATGTTGATTTGGAAAAAGGGAACCAATTAATTCTATGTGATTTTATAATGAAACTATCTTTGACAAAGGGAAAATGGGAACAAGGAAGCACAGCTCTTCATGTAGATACAGATTTACTGGTAACTCTGTGATGTCCTATGATACTTAAAGAGTTCTTTAATTTTGAATGGTATTTGCTCCAACCAAGTCACACAATATTTTCACCTACCAAACCTATATTGTACAATAGACGCTAATTTGTCATAcaagaaagtggaagaactGGTAGTTTCTTGCAAGTTAAAACTTCAGAATGTGGTTTCTTACAAAACCACTCAACTTCTGAGAAACTTCAAAATCAATATCAAAAGACCTTGAGGACCCTTTGAATTAAAGTGCAACCCAGAACTAAAAAAATAGAGTTATTTAAATATATTCTCCAATGGCGTCTGCTTAAATGGTTTCTTCCAATTTTGAAGGACTGACGATTCCATTGTTCCACTTCTCCCAAAAGTGGAAGTGATCAGAGATCATCAAAGACAACCGCCCTTGTGTCTGAGTTGGAAAAACTGGTAGCTTCCATCCTTGGGATGATCAAAGGTTCAAAGTAGTggtattaaagaaagaaaagatcaCCACAAGAATATATAGGCATGCCTTACCAAAGTCAAGTTATTGTTGCTTCAAAACCTTAATGAGGATTAGGCATTTAGGCCATCTAGTGTTAAGTCTTATGTGCTCAGCTGGTATCACATAATTAAAGGTTCTATACCACCGTAGGCATATCCATATGAAAATTGAGGCCAATATATTAGTAAATTATTATGCATTAGTCTCATATAACATCAACCATTTGGCAGAGATAACATCTAAAGAAAAGGAGACATCCGTATTACAAAATCATTTGAGCCATATTTAGACACGCCTACGCTTTGCAAACCCTACTCAAGTAAGCCTTATCCCAGCTATACATGGATCCTGTTTCCTAATTCAATCTATTCAGAACCATACTCGTTGTAAACCCTAACCATGCATGTCTACATGCCTACACTTTGCAAATTCATTTGCAAAGTCATGCCACTATCAGTATGTTAAGCAGTAGAATGCCTGCAATCCTCTGCATTTAAATCACAAAGCAGATTAATTGAAACAAttgaagagaggagaaaggaaacaACCATTATTTCCTGTGGTTTACCTAAATCTTTTTTTGCTTGTTCTGTTTTTCCTTGTTCCTGCAGCCTCATATATCGTTCATGAGCTGTTTGTTTCTCTATCTCCTCCCTgcagaaaaacaaaacaaaaccatgGTAATAAAATTGTACCATATTccaattaaactaacaaattgaATGACGAAAAATGCCAGTTATCAATCACTATATTAAGTATATGCAAAGCTCTTTCATAAATTAAATAGTTCCCATAATATGAAAAATCAAGAGAAATTACAAACCTTTCACGCCTAGATAGTTCAGTTGGTTTTTCAGTCTGCAAAAGGAAAATTGTTTATTACACAACCAAGTCTTCCATCAGAAAAGAGTGTAAAGAAGACTTCCAAACTTACATCAACATCCCTAGCTTTCAAATTCTTTGGTTTCACCAGATTAGGATTCTGAATCTCAATAATACCCTGGGTTCCTTTTTGCTTCTGCCAACACACAGAACCAATAGAAATGAGCAAGAATCTTAATTCAAGCTGACGACTTATGCCAAAATATCAGGTGAATCATAGAAAACATTTCAGAACCCAAGCCCTAAATAGAAAAGCATTGCAGAAGATGGGTGAATCAGCAAAATAGATCCTGACCTCAGGTTCTGCATCTGATTCCTCTTCAGATTCTTCagtttcttcctcctcttcttcctcatctttggCTTCTGCCtaataaaattaaagagaaaactaTACTCGTACTCAAACAAAgccaaaagggggggggggggggagggaattgaaacaaatgaaaaaGCTGCACATTTTGATGTTTGACAATCCTTAAGTTCATGAGAACAACTAAGAGtgaaattttaaatttggggAAAGTACTCGTACACGATagattctcccatcaactccatcaaatagGGAGGCCAAGGGTGTTTATGTCATTTTGTATGAGCATTTATGCCAATCTAATTGCATTTAATGCCGGTCGTGCACATCCACGGCCATGCATGAAAACTATTGCCTTCAAATATTTAGGGAAAACAAACCAAGATTACTACCGCATAAAATGCAAACAAAATCATCAAAAGAATATTTCCCAACTATCAATCAAGCTTCTTTAACATGGAATCAAAACCGCAAAGCAATGTAATCAAACCCCAATCATGAAAGCAAAATATTCCACTGTCACTCTTGATTCTAGCCATGgaaaaaactgaaatatttcagaaatttcagTTCAGATTTCAATAAGTTTTAAAttaaatcctgtcatttcatGTGACTTTGGTCAATCTTAACCAAAGCCACGGAAATCACTTCAAATTTGGTCCCTATTTAACGAAAATATATGAGTAATTTCAGCCTAGATATGTTGCATTGGTTTCCCAGCCTCAATACATTTACTCAGTATAAGACATGAAAGGCCATTAGCTTGCCAAAGCACAAGACCTCAAAGTGTGTGATGGGAAGTAGTCCACCATACAAAAATGGTCTCCAAAGGCCAGGAGGCATGAGTTTGAGGGAGAGCACAAGACAACATTAATGAGCATCAAGGTGCATACTTAAGATTTCAGCTTACTTAACCACAAAGCATATATCACAGTATGACTGAATTCcaaaatttatattaaaaaaaggcAGAAATGATACCATAGCTACATGCACACCGCAACTAGCCTCCCACCAACTGTATATTCCAATgcaattttaataaaatcacCTTCCCCAGCCCCCAACTCATCTGGCTACTTTAATGATATGTGGAGCCGAGGATAGAAAAATATAAAcgattaaaaggaaaataattacaaaattatttgaaaataaagGAATAGCTATTCTAGTTAACAAGTCAAATAGTGCCTGATTGAAACACCTCCAACGCCCCCAACCCCcgtgggaagaagaaggaaacaagaaaagcacacacacacacacaccaaagaACTAAATCAATCAGCTAGTCATTATTCATGCACGTACTGGATTAGCTACTAGTCAGTCAGTCATAACAAGATGGTTGACCATTAACAAGTTGCTGAGTTGCATCAGTTACTTTTTAACTTGGGAAGTTACTACTTcattatattgtttttattcaTCAAAGTTTTTGACACTTCATGGTTAAAGTTTTAACATATGCTCTTCACATGGACACATCACATGTAATGAAAAAAGAGCCATTCTTTGGACAGAAATTCCATATGTGGTTCTGTTGGTGGAGGCACACAAAATGAAGTGGAAGATCTGGAACGAGGGAAATTCAACATAACTGAAATTCATGTAGGGTTAATAAAAAGGGGCTCCATTAGGATTTCTTTGTCTCACAATATAAGTATGATCCCTTCTGGAATTTCTGCATTACAAAATAATCCAAAGCCATTGAGCTTAAGAACTGCAATTCTCCAACCAAAAACAAAGTACGGCTCTATAACATCCAGTTTGGTTTAGGCaacagttctttttttttttttttttgggggggtggtggtggttgggtgaatgaaaaatatattaaaaggaATAAAGCAAAGTACAACACCGAAGCCAAAATGACAAGCCTAATGGAGGACCCCAAACAAAAGACCAAAACAGTTAACCaaaggatgatacatcaaaaaACAGGGCAGGGGGAAAACAACTAAACAACGGATGATAGATCAAAAGCAAGGGGAaagaaacaacaataaaaaggatgatacatcaaGAAGCCGGGGTGgggagagagatgagaggaagcaaggaaggtcCCAACATGTCGCCAGATGCCTATTTCTTAAAGTATCTGCGCTCGCAAAATGAATGGAGAGAAATCTATGTCTGATCTCAAAAGTAATGGCTTCCAACATCTGCTCTATTTTGTGTGACAAAGAGGtccatcttcttttattcctttcccaccaaacatgatgaATTACACTAAAGGCAAACTTTCTAATATTGTCATAGATTAACTTACCACAGAATTTTTTAAGATCCACCTTCATTCTTTTTGAAAGGGAAGGATTGTTCTTTGATGATGCCACCACTTACTAAGGACCCCTTTCCAAATAGGTCTacaaaaaaagacaagaaaagaagaggtggtCCACATTTTCTAGAAAGTTCTAGAATAGACAACAATTACAGAAAGATAGATTTTTCTTAATTAGGAACTCCTGGGTAGGGAAAAATAAGGCCAGAGCTCACCAAATAGTAAAACTGTGTCTAGGAATATTTGAACTGAACCAAATAATCATA encodes:
- the LOC122640520 gene encoding uncharacterized protein LOC122640520, coding for MSEEQDPKAVQRNPSSSVPPSTTPTKVAGEISSNGGNSSNAGWEQKIRYPNRPDITNPDPATLRDQWRFAIRQYSKWYSHAWGTAILAGISFFALGWIVKGSNPLPSKKDEHPPPSPSSADNR
- the LOC122641156 gene encoding 28 kDa heat- and acid-stable phosphoprotein-like; the protein is MGRGKFKGKPTGRRHFSTPEEMLAGTSTRPRTFKQAEAKDEEEEEEETEESEEESDAEPEKQKGTQGIIEIQNPNLVKPKNLKARDVDTEKPTELSRREREEIEKQTAHERYMRLQEQGKTEQAKKDLERLSMIRQQRAEAAKKREEEKHAKEQKKAETRK